From a region of the Asterias amurensis chromosome 2, ASM3211899v1 genome:
- the LOC139954323 gene encoding extracellular serine proteinase-like — protein MKTFILLCLCLAAASATLAPLKKVSQRIPNKYIIKIKDGSKLDEFVDRLETRTRSLNIPASILKKFRTVMSAVVAHIPDRFIDTIRSFEGIEYIEEDGIVRTQAVTWGLDRSDQRYLPLDGSFNPSGTGAGVNAYVIDTGVNPNHWEFSGRATAWYDALGGSGVDCNGHGTHCSGTVGSNTYGVAKDVTIYGIRVLSCIGFGSNSGVVDGIDFVGSNGQLPAVVSMSLGGGASSATDNAVENLVNLGFTVSAAAGNENVDACNSSPARVPTAITVGATDSSDARASFSNYGSCVSIFAPGVDITSTWHTTNWGTNTISGTSMACPHVSGAAAIMLGNNPSLSPAALKSSMLSSSTSNVVSNAGFRSPNKMLYIGN, from the exons ATGAAGACTTTCATCCTCTTGTGCCTGTGCCTGGCTGCTGCCAGTGCTACTCTTGCTCCTCTTAAGAAGGTGTCTCAGCGCATCCCCAACAAGTACATCATCAAGATCAAG GATGGTTCCAAGTTGGATGAGTTTGTCGACCGTCTTGAGACCCGTACACGATCCCTCAACATCCCCGCCTCCATCCTAAAGAAGTTCCGTACCGTCATGTCCGCTGTTGTGGCTCACATCCCAGACAGGTTCATCGACACC ATCCGTTCTTTCGAGGGCATTGAGTACATTGAGGAAGACGGTATCGTCAGGACCCAGGCAGTCACTTGGGGTCTCGACCGTTCTGACCAGAGATACCTCCCCTTGGACGGCAGCTTCAACCCATCCG GAACTGGTGCTGGAGTCAACGCTTACGTGATTGATACCGGAGTCAACCCCAACCACTGGGAGTTCTCTGGCCGTGCTACCGCCTGGTACGATGCCCTCGGCGGCAGCGGAGTTGACTGCAACGGACACGGAACTCACTGCTCCGGTACCGTCGGCAGTAACACTTACGGTGTAGCCAAGGACGTCACCATTTACGGTATCCGTGTGCTCAGCTGCATTGGATTCGGCTCCAACAGTGGTGTTGTTGATG GAATTGACTTCGTTGGATCTAACGGACAGCTGCCCGCTGTTGTCTCCATGTCCCTCGGTGGTGGTGCATCTTCTGCTACCGATAACGCCGTAGAGAACCTCGTCAACCTCGGCTTCACCGTATCCGCTGCCGCTGGTAACGAGAACGTCGATGCCTGCAACTCTTCCCCCGCTAGAGTACCTACT GCCATCACTGTCGGTGCCACCGACAGCAGCGATGCCAGAGCTTCCTTCTCTAACTACGGTTCATGTGTGAGTATCTTCGCTCCTGGTGTAGACATCACCTCAACATGGCACACCACTAACTGGGGCACCAACACCATCAGTGGAACCTCCATGGCCTGCCCCCACGTTTCCG GTGCCGCTGCCATCATGTTGGGCAACAACCCATCCCTGAGCCCAGCTGCCCTCAAGTCATCCATGCTCTCTAGCTCTACCTCCAACGTTGTGTCTAACGCAGGTTTCCGATCCCCCAACAAGATGCTCTACATCGGCAACTAA
- the LOC139950465 gene encoding synaptotagmin-1-like: MGGSASTTERPAPQDRKVSTRSKMDDRIEADNERVSRLVQTMTAHPKKRQYGPLMNQQGTGEEFDGYKDSVYILKQLYKKMDPAVMKTLGDAKGEVKLSLKYDKNRELLMVKVISARDLSAKDLRGKASDPYVRLDLIPDDSSNGSKTTSYVQRSLNPSFNEIFTFTVAEKDIVNSLLRIQVLSHDHLGKDDFMGENIIELGMINWNDITTRWFELQAETDLDISGDLEISLSYKLPETLLVSIHRAYDLVCRDKNKQPNPYVKVILPGIPKVEETKVQRETLNPEWEEIFEYNVPREELQDRYIVLHVLDKAFLGNTEAMGQVFIDLTNLDIEEGYTGKFPLADLKNSDRVRTKWSQTATVQEFRESMYAHAAYKYPKLIFQNHHGNKVLTVHSRKAGSSAKIRILNGIPM, translated from the exons ATGGGTGGTTCGGCGTCAACAACAGAGCGACCAGCACCGCAGGATCGGAAGGTGTCAACACGGTCTAAAATGGACGACAGAATTGAGGCGGACAACGAACGTGTGTCTAGATTGGTACAAACGATGACTGCACACCCTAAAAAAAGACAATATGGACCGTTAATGAATCAGCAGGGCACTGGTGAAGAGTTTGATGGATATAAG gACAGTGTATACATCCTGAAGCAACTTTACAAGAAAATGGACCCAGCTGTGATGAAGACACTCGGAGATGCCAAGGGGGAGGTGAAACTTTCCCTCAAGTATGACAAAAATAGAGAGCTTCTTATGGTGAAGGTGATCAGTGCAAGGGACCTCAGCGCTAAGGATCTACGAGGCAAAGCGTCAGATCCTTATGTCAGG TTGGATCTAATCCCTGATGACAGTAGTAATGGATCTAAGACGACCAGCTACGTGCAGAGATCGTTAAATCCCAGCTTTAATGAAATCTTCACCTTCACTGTGGCAGAGAAAGACATTGTCAACAGCTTACTACGCATTCAG GTTTTGAGTCATGACCACCTCGGCAAAGATGACTTCATGGGTGAGAACATTATTGAGCTGGGTATGATCAACTGGAATGATATTACCACCCGGTGGTTTGAGCTCCAAGCAGAG ACTGACCTTGACATCAGTGGTGACCTTGAGATTAGTCTTTCTTACAAGCTGCCGGAAACCCTACTAGTCTCAATTCATAGAGCTTATGACCTGGTGTGTAGAGACAAGAATAAACAGCCCAATCCATATGTGAAG GTTATCCTTCCAGGAATTCCTAAAGTAGAAGAGACCAAGGTTCAGCGTGAAACACTCAACCCAGAATGGGAAGAAATATTTGAGTACAACGTCCCCCGGGAGGAGCTGCAAGACAG GTATATTGTCTTGCATGTGCTTGACAAAGCATTCCTGGGCAACACAGAGGCTATGGGACAGGTGTTTATTGACCTGACCAACCTGGATATAGAAGAAGGTTACACCGGAAAGTTTCCCCTTGCTGACCTG AAAAACTCTGACCGGGTGCGGACCAAGTGGTCTCAGACTGCCACTGTGCAGGAGTTCAGGGAATCCATGTACGCCCATGCTGCCTACAAGTATCCTAAGTTAATCTTCCAGAACCACCATGGAAACAAG GTTTTGACCGTCCACAGTCGTAAAGCTGGCTCATCAGCCAAGATCAGGATACTGAATGGAATACCTATGTAG
- the LOC139933750 gene encoding proline rich transmembrane protein 1B-like, which translates to MTGANAIHVAGKPMSKEEEAQQQPAAENGAAAIALPPVAAAGLPPYSSVLLQPAQQGQGFTSVAFNTPTTVPVNTAPVPVEKAPKDYLYLAIFSTICCFFPVGIFAIVKSRDVHKKFGQGESKSANKASRKAKYLSIAAIIIGILIFIVIGATVWNYEAHINDGVVDSDHPFNGIIDDD; encoded by the exons ATGACTGGCGCTAATGCAATCCACGTTG CTGGGAAACCAATGAGCAAGGAAGAGGAGGCACAACAACAGCCCGCAGCCGAGAATGGTGCGGCAGCCATAGCCCTGCCACCGGTGGCAGCAGCCGGCCTGCCACCGTACTCATCGGTCCTACTTCAACCGGCTCAACAAGGTCAAGGTTTCACTTCAGTGGCG TTCAACACACCGACGACTGTTCCAGTCAATACAGCTCCAGTGCCAGTAGAGAAAGCTCCCAAGGATTATTTGTACTTGGCTATATTCAGCACCATTTGCTGCTTCTTTCCGGTTGGAATATTTGCCATCGTCAAATCAAGAGAT GTACATAAGAAGTTCGGCCAGGGGGAAAGCAAGTCTGCCAACAAGGCGTCCCGCAAAGCTAAGTACCTGTCCATTGCTGCTATTATCATCGGCATTCTCATATTCATCGTCATCGGGGCTACTGTATGGAACTACGAAGCACATATAAATGATGGTGTGGTAGATAGTGACCATCCGTTCAACGGTATCATTGATGATGACTAG
- the LOC139954176 gene encoding hyaluronidase-1-like, which translates to MCPREAHSTVQTMYAVIFIIVLTSVPDANTLGKDVPQRPVFHRLGKQQPPRPFTATWNVNYTACWESFGVNLELEKFNIDVNKPGEVSFIKLFGHAGISMYPYLKGGKFVNGGLPQLVNMTSYLEKATDDITNAIPDENFSGLVVIDWEFWSPIWDENFWPERRVYREESIAFVQRHYPDWDAAKVESVAKLEFETAGKALFEATVKLGKLLRPGGLWGFYHYPYCENNVRHVGRCNATTMKHNDQLRWLFDDTTAIYPSIYLKGADVGLNGSSAFVDATLGEAFRVREESDNPLMPMYSYCRFNYTHTKYYYTMEDLKSTVLASAEKGLNGVIFWGDHNDTHDKAACMELKAYIHSALGPLVRNITQAASSCASTLCNDHGRCTGKILECGEQKKTATYLGQSKIKSDAVDNCQCQCSCYAGWSGPNCLTKQ; encoded by the exons ATGTGCCCGCGTGAAGCACATTCCACTGTTCAAACCATGTATGCTGTGATCTTCATCATTGTTCTAACTTCTGTCCCTGATGCGAACACGCTTGGCAAAGACGTGCCACAGAGACCAGTGTTTCACCGTCTGGGGAAACAACAGCCACCACGCCCATTCACGGCAACATGGAACGTAAACTACACAGCGTGCTGGGAAAGCTTTGGCGTTAACTTGGAACTCGAGAAGTTCAATATTGATGTCAATAAGCCTGGTGAGGTTAGCTTCATAAAGCTTTTCGGTCATGCTGGAATTAGCATGTATCCTTATTTGAAAGGGGGCAAGTTTGTCAACGGTGGACTTCCACAG CTGGTCAACATGACGTCATATCTAGAGAAGGCCACCGATGACATCACCAATGCCATCCCAGATGAAAACTTCTCTGGCTTAGTTGTCATCGACTGGGAGTTCTGGAGTCCAATCTGGGACGAGAACTTCTGGCCAGAACGTAGGGTGTACAGGGAGGAATCCATCGCCTTTGTACAACGCCATTACCCCGACTGGGACGCGGCTAAAGTGGAGAGCGTCGCTAAGCTTGAGTTCGAGACGGCTGGGAAGGCCCTCTTTGAGGCTACGGTCAAACTGGGCAAGCTGCTCCGCCCCGGAGGCCTGTGGGGTTTCTACCACTATCCCTACTGCGAGAACAACGTGCGTCATGTTGGACGCTGTAACGCGACTACGATGAAACACAATGACCAACTACGGTGGCTGTTTGATGATACAACCGCGATCTATCCATCCATTTACCTGAAGGGTGCTGATGTAGGGCTGAACGGGTCGAGCGCTTTCGTTGATGCTACTCTCGGGGAGGCTTTTCGAGTGAGGGAGGAATCGGACAACCCTCTCATGCCAATGTACAGCTATTGCCGGTTCAACTACACGCACACCAAGTACTATTACACTATG GAAGATCTGAAGAGCACGGTCTTGGCGAGTGCAGAGAAAGGTTTAAACGGAGTTATATTCTGGGGAGATCACAACGATACACACGACAAGGCAGCGTGTATGGAACTCAAGGCGTACATCCACTCGGCTCTGGGTCCACTCGTACGAAATATCACCCAGGCAGCTTCAAGCTGTGCCTCCACCTTGTGCAACGACCACGGCAGGTGTACTGGGAAGATTCTTGAGTGTGGTGAACAAAAGAAGACAGCAACTTATCTTGGTCAGAGTAAAATAAAGTCTGATGCAGTCGACAACTGTCAGTGTCAGTGCTCTTGTTATGCTGGTTGGTCCGGCCCCAACTGTTTAACAAAGCAATGA